One Citrobacter amalonaticus genomic window carries:
- the nanK gene encoding N-acetylmannosamine kinase, whose protein sequence is MTTLAIDIGGTKLAAALVEDDMQIRERRELPTPASKTSQALRDALKTLVQPLQAQAHRVAIASTGIIREGNLLAINPRNLGGLLHFPLVQTLETLTGLPTLAINDAQAAAWAEYHAIADDTRDMVFITVSTGVGGGVVSDGQLVTGTGGLAGHLGHTLADPNGPVCGCGRVGCVEAVASGRGIAAAAQGALAGCDAKTIFSRAAEGDEQARRLVAYSAQVLARLIADTKAVTDCRRVVVGGSVGLAQGYLAQVRACLEQMPPVYHVELSAAHYRHDAGLLGAALLAQGEKG, encoded by the coding sequence ATGACGACGCTGGCAATTGATATTGGCGGTACTAAACTCGCCGCCGCGCTGGTGGAGGATGATATGCAGATTCGCGAACGTCGCGAGCTGCCCACCCCCGCCAGTAAAACGTCTCAGGCACTACGCGACGCGCTGAAAACGCTGGTGCAACCGTTGCAGGCACAGGCGCATCGGGTGGCGATTGCCTCGACGGGGATTATTCGTGAAGGCAATCTGCTGGCGATTAACCCGAGAAATCTGGGCGGATTGCTTCACTTTCCGCTGGTGCAGACGTTAGAAACGCTCACCGGATTGCCGACGCTGGCGATCAATGATGCGCAGGCTGCCGCATGGGCGGAATATCACGCGATTGCCGATGATACGCGCGATATGGTGTTTATCACCGTTTCAACCGGAGTGGGCGGCGGTGTGGTCAGCGATGGTCAGTTAGTCACCGGTACCGGCGGTCTGGCCGGACACCTGGGCCACACCCTCGCGGACCCTAATGGGCCAGTGTGTGGCTGTGGGCGGGTGGGGTGCGTCGAGGCTGTCGCGTCGGGACGCGGTATTGCTGCCGCAGCGCAAGGCGCACTTGCCGGATGTGATGCAAAAACCATTTTTTCCCGCGCGGCAGAGGGCGATGAACAGGCCCGCCGACTGGTCGCTTACTCCGCACAGGTACTGGCGCGGCTGATTGCCGATACGAAAGCGGTCACCGATTGCCGGCGGGTGGTTGTCGGCGGCAGCGTTGGACTGGCGCAAGGGTATCTGGCGCAGGTCCGTGCCTGTCTCGAACAGATGCCCCCGGTCTATCACGTAGAACTCAGCGCGGCGCACTACCGCCACGACGCGGGACTGCTGGGTGCGGCATTGTTAGCACAAGGAGAGAAAGGATGA
- the nanQ gene encoding N-acetylneuraminate anomerase: MILGEVRTLSAAGLHPVLEEALTLALTARPQEKTPGRVELRGDDVFMNVMQFATQSPTEKKAELHEQYIDIQLLLAGEERIQFGVADSARQCEEMHVEEDYQLCREIAGSQSITLQPGMFAVFMPGEPHKPGCSVGEPKAITKVVVKVRASLLVA; encoded by the coding sequence ATGATATTGGGTGAAGTTCGTACGTTGTCTGCTGCCGGTCTGCATCCTGTGCTGGAAGAGGCACTGACGCTGGCGTTAACCGCCAGACCGCAGGAGAAAACCCCGGGCCGCGTTGAGCTTCGTGGGGACGATGTCTTTATGAATGTGATGCAGTTTGCCACGCAATCGCCGACGGAGAAAAAGGCAGAGTTGCACGAGCAGTACATCGATATCCAGCTACTGCTGGCGGGAGAGGAACGCATTCAGTTCGGCGTGGCGGATTCTGCACGCCAGTGCGAAGAGATGCATGTTGAGGAGGATTATCAGCTTTGCCGTGAGATTGCTGGCAGTCAAAGCATTACCCTACAACCAGGTATGTTCGCGGTGTTTATGCCCGGAGAGCCGCACAAACCGGGGTGCAGTGTGGGTGAACCGAAAGCGATTACGAAAGTTGTCGTCAAGGTTCGCGCCAGCCTGTTAGTCGCATAA
- a CDS encoding PDDEXK nuclease domain-containing protein — translation MADTSAQHAGDYQQIHDGIIHLLDSARTETVRNINAIMTATYWEIGRRIVEFEQGGEARAAYGTQLIEQLSVDLTRRYKRGFSTGNLRQIRAFYLYFQHIEIHQTLSGESLNLIQLARIFPLPWSAYVRLLSVKNPDARTFYEKETLRNGWSVRQLDRQIASQFYERTLLSHDKSAVLQQAAPTAPEVLPEHAIRDPFILEFLDLKDEYSESDLEEALINHLMEFMLELGDDFAFVSRQRRLRIDDSWFRVDLLFFHRRLRCLLVVDLKVGKFSYADAGQMNMYLNYAKEHWTMPGENPPVGLILCAGKGAGEAHYALNGLPNTVMASEYKVQLPDEKLLADELIRSQIALTAQKAESSETSLTE, via the coding sequence ATGGCAGATACATCAGCACAACACGCAGGCGACTATCAGCAAATCCATGACGGCATTATCCATCTGCTGGATTCTGCCAGAACAGAGACCGTCCGCAACATCAATGCGATCATGACGGCGACGTACTGGGAAATTGGCCGGCGCATTGTCGAGTTTGAGCAGGGCGGTGAAGCGCGGGCAGCTTATGGTACACAACTGATTGAGCAACTGTCCGTAGATTTAACCCGGCGCTATAAACGTGGATTCTCAACCGGAAACCTGCGGCAAATTAGAGCTTTTTATCTTTATTTTCAGCATATTGAAATTCACCAGACACTGTCTGGTGAATCTTTAAATCTCATACAACTCGCCAGGATATTCCCGCTTCCCTGGTCTGCTTATGTCCGTCTTCTGTCGGTTAAAAACCCCGATGCCCGCACTTTTTACGAGAAAGAGACATTACGCAACGGTTGGTCGGTACGACAACTCGATCGGCAAATCGCGTCTCAGTTTTACGAACGTACGCTACTGTCTCATGATAAATCCGCAGTGCTGCAACAGGCCGCCCCCACCGCGCCAGAAGTCTTACCAGAGCACGCGATACGCGATCCCTTTATTCTCGAATTCCTCGATCTGAAGGATGAGTATTCGGAATCTGATCTGGAAGAAGCGCTGATTAACCATCTGATGGAGTTTATGCTTGAACTCGGGGACGATTTTGCGTTTGTCAGCCGACAGCGGCGATTGCGCATTGACGACAGCTGGTTTCGCGTCGACCTGCTTTTCTTCCATCGTCGCTTGCGCTGTCTGTTAGTTGTTGACCTGAAAGTGGGTAAATTCAGCTATGCCGACGCAGGACAAATGAACATGTACCTGAACTACGCCAAAGAGCACTGGACAATGCCAGGGGAAAATCCGCCAGTTGGGTTAATCCTGTGTGCGGGAAAAGGGGCTGGAGAAGCACACTACGCACTGAACGGTTTGCCAAATACCGTGATGGCAAGCGAGTACAAAGTGCAATTACCTGACGAAAAATTACTGGCAGATGAACTCATTCGTTCGCAAATAGCACTGACAGCGCAGAAAGCTGAATCCTCAGAAACGTCGCTGACGGAATGA
- the gltD gene encoding glutamate synthase subunit GltD, which translates to MSQNVYQFIDLQRVDPPKKPLKIRKIEFIEIYEPFSEGQAKAQADRCLSCGNPYCEWKCPVHNYIPNWLKLANEGRIFEAAELSHQTNTLPEVCGRVCPQDRLCEGSCTLNDEFGAVTIGNIERYINDKAFEMGWRPDMTGVRQTDKRVAIIGAGPAGLACADVLTRNGVKAVVFDRHPEIGGLLTFGIPAFKLEKEVMTRRREIFTGMGIEFKLNVEVGRDVQLDDLLKEYDAVFLGVGTYQSMRGGLENEDADGVFDALPFLIANTKQIMGFGETTDEPYVNMEGKRVVVLGGGDTAMDCVRTSVRQGATHVTCAYRRDEENMPGSRREVKNAREEGVEFQFNVQPLGVEVNANGKVSGVKMARTEMGAPDAKGRRRAEIVPGSEHIVPADAVVMAFGFRPHSMEWLAKHSVELDSQGRIIAPEGSDNAFQTSNPKIFAGGDIVRGSDLVVTAIAEGRKAADGIMNWLEV; encoded by the coding sequence ATGAGTCAGAACGTATACCAATTTATCGACCTGCAGCGTGTTGATCCGCCGAAGAAGCCGCTGAAGATCCGCAAAATCGAGTTTATTGAAATTTACGAACCGTTTTCAGAAGGTCAGGCAAAAGCGCAGGCGGACCGTTGTCTTTCCTGCGGCAACCCGTACTGTGAGTGGAAATGCCCGGTTCATAACTATATTCCGAACTGGCTGAAGCTCGCCAACGAAGGACGCATTTTTGAAGCAGCGGAACTGTCTCACCAGACCAACACGCTGCCGGAAGTGTGCGGGCGCGTATGCCCGCAGGATCGCCTTTGCGAAGGTTCCTGCACGCTAAACGATGAGTTTGGCGCCGTCACCATCGGCAACATCGAGCGTTATATCAATGATAAAGCGTTCGAAATGGGCTGGCGTCCGGATATGACCGGCGTTCGCCAGACTGACAAGCGAGTGGCAATCATCGGTGCTGGCCCGGCTGGCCTGGCCTGTGCCGACGTGTTGACCCGCAACGGCGTGAAGGCCGTGGTGTTTGACCGTCACCCGGAGATTGGCGGCCTGCTGACCTTTGGCATTCCTGCCTTCAAGCTGGAAAAAGAGGTGATGACTCGCCGCCGTGAAATTTTCACCGGTATGGGGATTGAGTTCAAACTGAATGTGGAAGTGGGGCGTGACGTACAGCTCGACGATCTGCTGAAAGAGTACGATGCGGTATTCCTCGGCGTCGGCACCTATCAGTCCATGCGCGGCGGGCTGGAAAACGAAGACGCCGATGGCGTATTTGACGCCCTGCCGTTCCTGATTGCCAACACCAAGCAGATCATGGGCTTTGGTGAAACCACCGACGAGCCGTACGTCAATATGGAAGGTAAACGCGTGGTGGTGCTGGGCGGCGGCGATACCGCTATGGACTGTGTGCGGACCTCTGTTCGTCAGGGCGCAACGCACGTCACCTGTGCCTACCGCCGTGATGAAGAGAACATGCCGGGCTCCCGCCGCGAAGTGAAAAACGCGCGCGAGGAAGGCGTCGAGTTCCAGTTCAACGTGCAACCACTGGGTGTGGAAGTGAACGCCAATGGCAAGGTCAGCGGCGTGAAAATGGCACGTACCGAAATGGGTGCGCCGGATGCGAAAGGCCGTCGCCGTGCGGAGATTGTTCCGGGTTCCGAGCACATCGTACCGGCAGATGCCGTGGTGATGGCGTTTGGTTTCCGTCCCCACAGCATGGAGTGGCTGGCAAAACACAGCGTAGAACTGGACTCACAGGGCCGTATCATCGCCCCTGAAGGTAGCGACAACGCCTTCCAGACCAGCAACCCGAAAATCTTCGCCGGTGGTGACATTGTGCGTGGTTCGGATCTGGTGGTGACCGCCATTGCCGAAGGTCGCAAAGCGGCTGACGGGATCATGAACTGGCTGGAAGTATAG
- the gltB gene encoding glutamate synthase large subunit produces the protein MLYDKSLEKDNCGFGLIAHIEGEPSHKVVRTAIHALARMQHRGAILADGKTGDGCGLLLQKPDRFFRIVAEERGWRLAKNYAVGMIFLNKDPELAAASRRIVEEELQQETLSIVGWRDVPTNEGVLGEIALSSLPRIEQIFVNAPAGWRPRDMERRLFIARRRIEKRLQEDKDFYVCSLSNLVNIYKGLCMPADLPRFYLDLADLRLESAICLFHQRFSTNTVPRWPLAQPFRYLAHNGEINTITGNRQWARARTYKFQTPLIPDLHDAAPFVNETGSDSSSMDNMLELLLAGGMDIIRAMRLLVPPAWQNNPDMDPDLRAFFDFNSMHMEPWDGPAGIVMSDGRFAACNLDRNGLRPARYVITKDKLITCASEVGIWDYQPDEVVEKGRVGPGELMVIDTRGGCILHSAETDDDLKSRHPYKEWMEKNVRRLVPFEDLADDQVGQRELDDDTLASYQKQFNYSAEELDSVLRVLGENGQEAVGSMGDDTPFAVLSSQPRIIYDYFRQQFAQVTNPPIDPLREAHVMSLATSIGREMNVFCEAEGQAHRLSFKSPILLYSDFQQLTTMKEEHYRADRLDITFDATQTTLEETVKALCDTAEQMVRSGTVLLVLTDRNIGKNRLPVPAPMAVGAVQTRLVEQNLRCDANIIVETASARDPHHFAVLLGFGATAIYPYLAYETLGRLIDTQAIAKNYRTVMLNYRNGINKGLYKIMSKMGISTIASYRCSKLFEAVGLHDDVVALCFQGVVSRIGGAGFADFQQDLLNLSKRAWLARKPISQGGLLKYVHGGEYHAYNPDVVRTLQQAVQSGEYSDYQEYAKLVNERPATTLRDLLAINPGDDAVSIEDVEPASELFKRFDTAAMSIGALSPEAHEALAEAMNSIGGNSNSGEGGEDPARYGTNKVSRIKQVASGRFGVTPAYLVNADVIQIKVAQGAKPGEGGQLPGDKVTPYIAKLRYSVPGVTLISPPPHHDIYSIEDLAQLIFDLKQVNPKAMISVKLVSEPGVGTIATGVAKAYADLITIAGYDGGTGASPLSSVKYAGCPWELGLVETQQALVANGLRHKIRLQVDGGLKTGVDIIKAAILGAESFGFGTGPMVALGCKYLRICHLNNCATGVATQDDKLRKNHYHGLPFKVTNYFEFIAREVRELMASLGVTRLVDLIGRTDLLKELDGFTAKQQKLALSRLLETAEPHPGKALYCTENNPPFDNGVLNAQLLQQAKPYVDERQSKTFWFDIRNTDRSVGASLSGYIAQTHGDQGLASDPIKAHFSGTAGQSFGVWNAGGVELYLTGDANDYVGKGMAGGLLAVRPPVGSAFRSHEASIIGNTCLYGATGGRLYAAGRAGERFGVRNSGAITVVEGIGDNGCEYMTGGIVCILGKTGVNFGAGMTGGFAYVLDEDGEFRKRVNPELVEVLGVDELAIHEEHLRGLITEHVQHTGSQRGEEILANWSAFANKFALVKPKSSDVKALLGHRSRSAAELRVQAQ, from the coding sequence ATGTTGTACGATAAATCCCTTGAGAAGGATAACTGTGGTTTCGGCCTGATCGCCCACATAGAAGGCGAACCTAGCCACAAGGTAGTGCGTACCGCCATACACGCACTGGCCCGAATGCAGCACCGTGGCGCAATCCTCGCAGATGGTAAAACCGGCGATGGTTGTGGTCTGCTGCTGCAAAAACCTGACCGCTTTTTCCGCATCGTTGCCGAAGAGCGCGGCTGGCGTTTAGCCAAAAACTACGCGGTCGGCATGATCTTCCTGAACAAAGATCCTGAACTGGCCGCCGCATCTCGCCGTATTGTCGAAGAAGAGCTTCAGCAGGAAACCCTGTCGATTGTTGGCTGGCGCGATGTGCCGACCAACGAAGGTGTACTGGGTGAAATCGCCCTCTCCTCCCTGCCGCGTATTGAACAAATTTTTGTGAATGCCCCTGCGGGCTGGCGTCCGCGCGATATGGAACGTCGCCTGTTCATCGCCCGTCGCCGTATTGAAAAACGACTGCAGGAAGACAAAGACTTCTACGTCTGTAGCCTGTCAAACCTGGTCAACATCTATAAGGGTCTGTGTATGCCGGCGGATCTGCCGCGCTTCTACCTGGACCTCGCGGACCTGCGTCTGGAATCGGCCATCTGCCTGTTCCACCAGCGCTTTTCCACCAACACCGTGCCGCGCTGGCCACTGGCGCAGCCGTTCCGTTATCTGGCACACAACGGTGAGATCAACACCATTACCGGTAACCGCCAGTGGGCCCGCGCCCGTACCTATAAATTCCAGACCCCGTTGATCCCGGATCTGCACGACGCCGCGCCGTTCGTTAACGAAACCGGCTCCGACTCCAGTTCAATGGATAACATGCTGGAACTGCTGCTGGCGGGCGGGATGGACATCATCCGCGCCATGCGTCTGCTGGTACCGCCAGCCTGGCAGAACAACCCGGATATGGACCCGGATCTGCGCGCCTTCTTTGACTTCAACTCCATGCATATGGAGCCGTGGGACGGCCCGGCCGGTATCGTCATGTCTGACGGGCGTTTCGCCGCCTGCAACCTCGACCGTAACGGTCTGCGTCCGGCGCGCTATGTCATCACCAAAGACAAGCTGATCACCTGCGCGTCTGAAGTCGGGATCTGGGACTACCAGCCTGACGAAGTGGTCGAAAAGGGCCGTGTCGGCCCCGGCGAACTGATGGTTATCGACACCCGCGGCGGCTGCATTCTGCACTCCGCCGAAACGGACGACGACCTGAAAAGCCGCCATCCGTATAAAGAGTGGATGGAGAAAAACGTCCGCCGCCTGGTGCCGTTTGAAGATCTGGCTGACGATCAGGTGGGCCAGCGTGAACTGGACGACGATACGCTCGCCAGCTACCAGAAACAGTTTAACTACAGCGCCGAAGAACTGGATTCCGTTCTCCGCGTGCTCGGCGAAAACGGTCAGGAAGCGGTCGGTTCAATGGGGGACGATACCCCATTTGCCGTGCTTTCCAGCCAGCCGCGCATCATTTACGACTACTTCCGCCAGCAGTTTGCCCAGGTGACGAACCCACCGATCGATCCGCTGCGTGAAGCGCATGTCATGTCGCTGGCGACCAGCATCGGTCGCGAGATGAACGTCTTCTGCGAAGCGGAAGGCCAGGCACACCGGCTGAGCTTTAAATCACCGATTCTGCTGTACTCTGATTTCCAGCAGCTCACGACGATGAAAGAAGAGCACTATCGCGCCGACCGGCTCGATATCACCTTCGATGCGACGCAAACCACACTGGAAGAGACGGTCAAAGCGCTGTGCGATACCGCCGAGCAGATGGTACGCAGCGGCACCGTTCTGTTGGTGCTGACGGACCGCAATATCGGCAAGAATCGTCTGCCGGTACCGGCCCCGATGGCCGTCGGCGCAGTACAGACGCGCCTGGTAGAACAGAACCTGCGCTGCGACGCCAACATCATTGTCGAAACCGCAAGCGCGCGTGACCCGCACCACTTCGCCGTGCTGCTGGGCTTTGGCGCGACGGCCATCTACCCCTATCTCGCGTACGAAACGCTGGGCCGCCTGATCGACACGCAGGCGATCGCCAAAAACTACCGTACCGTGATGCTGAACTACCGTAACGGCATCAATAAAGGGCTGTACAAAATCATGTCCAAAATGGGCATCTCGACCATCGCCTCCTACCGCTGCTCCAAACTGTTTGAAGCGGTGGGCCTGCATGATGATGTCGTTGCGCTGTGCTTCCAGGGCGTGGTCAGTCGTATCGGCGGCGCGGGCTTTGCAGACTTCCAGCAGGATCTGCTGAACCTGTCCAAACGCGCCTGGCTGGCACGTAAACCCATTTCGCAGGGCGGCCTGCTGAAGTATGTGCATGGCGGCGAATACCACGCCTACAACCCGGACGTGGTACGTACCCTGCAACAGGCGGTACAGAGTGGGGAATACAGCGACTATCAGGAATACGCAAAACTGGTCAACGAGCGTCCCGCGACGACACTGCGCGATCTGCTGGCGATTAATCCTGGCGACGACGCGGTCAGCATCGAGGACGTCGAACCGGCGAGCGAACTGTTCAAACGTTTTGATACCGCAGCAATGTCGATCGGCGCACTGAGCCCGGAAGCACATGAAGCGCTGGCCGAAGCGATGAACAGCATCGGCGGTAATTCCAACTCCGGCGAAGGTGGCGAAGACCCGGCGCGCTACGGCACCAATAAAGTGTCACGCATTAAGCAGGTGGCCTCCGGTCGTTTCGGCGTCACCCCGGCATACCTGGTTAACGCCGACGTGATTCAGATTAAAGTCGCTCAGGGCGCAAAACCGGGAGAAGGCGGTCAGCTACCGGGTGATAAAGTGACCCCGTACATCGCCAAACTGCGCTACTCGGTACCGGGTGTGACGCTGATCTCCCCGCCGCCGCACCACGATATCTACTCTATCGAGGATTTAGCGCAGCTGATTTTCGACCTGAAGCAGGTGAACCCGAAAGCGATGATCTCCGTGAAGCTGGTGTCCGAACCTGGCGTCGGTACCATCGCCACCGGCGTGGCGAAAGCCTACGCTGACCTGATCACTATCGCCGGTTATGACGGCGGCACCGGTGCGAGCCCGCTCTCTTCGGTAAAATATGCGGGCTGTCCGTGGGAACTGGGCCTGGTGGAAACCCAGCAGGCACTGGTCGCCAACGGCCTGCGTCATAAGATCCGTTTGCAGGTCGATGGCGGTCTGAAAACCGGCGTGGATATCATCAAAGCGGCGATCCTCGGTGCAGAAAGCTTCGGCTTCGGTACCGGCCCGATGGTGGCGCTGGGCTGTAAATATCTGCGTATTTGCCATCTCAATAACTGTGCAACCGGTGTGGCAACCCAGGACGACAAACTACGTAAGAACCACTATCACGGTCTGCCGTTCAAAGTGACCAACTACTTTGAGTTTATCGCCCGTGAAGTGCGCGAGCTGATGGCAAGCCTGGGCGTAACCCGCCTGGTGGATCTGATTGGCCGTACCGACCTGCTGAAAGAGCTGGACGGATTTACCGCCAAACAGCAGAAACTGGCGCTGTCCCGACTGCTGGAAACCGCGGAGCCGCATCCCGGCAAAGCGTTGTACTGCACCGAAAACAACCCGCCGTTCGATAACGGTGTGCTGAACGCGCAGTTGCTGCAACAGGCGAAACCGTATGTCGATGAGCGCCAGAGCAAAACCTTCTGGTTCGATATTCGTAACACCGATCGTTCTGTTGGCGCATCGCTCTCGGGATATATTGCCCAGACCCACGGCGATCAGGGACTGGCCTCTGACCCAATCAAAGCGCACTTCAGCGGTACCGCAGGCCAGAGCTTCGGCGTCTGGAACGCGGGCGGCGTGGAACTGTACCTGACCGGCGATGCTAACGACTATGTCGGCAAAGGTATGGCAGGCGGTCTGCTGGCGGTGCGTCCTCCGGTCGGTTCCGCTTTCCGCAGCCATGAAGCGAGCATCATCGGCAACACCTGCCTGTATGGCGCGACCGGTGGTCGTCTGTATGCCGCAGGGCGTGCGGGTGAGCGTTTCGGGGTGCGTAACTCCGGCGCGATCACCGTGGTGGAAGGGATTGGCGACAACGGGTGTGAATACATGACTGGCGGGATTGTCTGTATCCTCGGCAAAACCGGGGTGAACTTCGGCGCGGGTATGACGGGCGGGTTCGCCTACGTGCTGGACGAAGATGGTGAGTTCCGTAAACGCGTAAACCCGGAACTGGTCGAAGTGTTGGGCGTTGACGAACTGGCTATCCACGAAGAGCATCTGCGTGGCCTGATCACCGAACACGTGCAGCATACCGGTTCACAGCGCGGAGAAGAGATTCTGGCTAACTGGTCAGCCTTCGCTAACAAATTCGCGCTGGTTAAACCGAAGTCCAGTGATGTGAAAGCACTGTTGGGTCACCGTAGTCGTAGCGCAGCAGAGCTGCGCGTGCAGGCGCAGTAA
- a CDS encoding TIGR01212 family radical SAM protein (This family includes YhcC from E. coli K-12, an uncharacterized radical SAM protein.): protein MQLQKLVNMFGGDLSRRYGQKVHKLTLHGGFSCPNRDGTIGRGGCTFCNVASFADEAQQHHSIAEQLARQAHLVNRAKRYLAYFQAYTSTFAEVQVLRSMYQQAVSQVSIVGLCVGTRPDCVPEAVLDLLCEYKDQGYEMWLELGLQTAHDKTLHRINRGHDFACYQRTTRLARERGLKVCSHLIVGLPGEGQTECLQTLERVVETGVDGIKLHPLHIVKGSIMARAWEAGRLNGIELDDYTRTAGEMIRHTPPEVIYHRISASARRPTLLAPLWCENRWTGMVELDRYLNAHGVQGSALGRAWVPPDA from the coding sequence ATGCAGTTACAGAAATTAGTCAATATGTTTGGTGGGGATCTTTCTCGGCGTTATGGGCAAAAGGTTCATAAACTGACGCTCCACGGCGGATTTAGCTGCCCAAATCGCGATGGCACCATCGGACGCGGCGGCTGCACTTTCTGTAATGTTGCCTCTTTTGCGGATGAAGCGCAGCAGCATCATTCGATCGCCGAACAACTCGCACGCCAGGCGCATCTGGTTAATCGCGCGAAACGCTATCTGGCCTATTTCCAGGCCTATACCAGTACCTTTGCTGAAGTGCAGGTGTTGCGCTCGATGTATCAGCAGGCGGTCAGTCAGGTCAGTATTGTCGGCTTGTGCGTGGGAACGCGTCCCGACTGCGTACCGGAGGCGGTTCTCGATCTGCTCTGTGAGTATAAAGACCAGGGCTATGAAATGTGGCTGGAGCTGGGGCTGCAAACCGCGCATGACAAAACGCTACACCGTATTAATCGTGGTCACGATTTTGCCTGTTATCAGCGCACGACCCGCCTTGCCCGTGAGCGCGGCCTGAAAGTTTGTTCGCACCTTATTGTCGGCCTGCCGGGAGAAGGGCAAACGGAATGCCTGCAAACGCTTGAGCGGGTGGTAGAGACGGGAGTGGATGGCATCAAACTGCATCCGCTGCACATCGTGAAGGGCAGCATTATGGCCAGGGCGTGGGAAGCAGGGCGTCTGAACGGGATTGAACTGGATGACTACACGCGAACCGCAGGCGAGATGATCCGTCATACTCCGCCGGAGGTGATTTATCATCGTATTTCAGCCAGCGCGCGCCGTCCCACGCTGCTGGCGCCGTTGTGGTGCGAAAACCGCTGGACCGGGATGGTGGAACTGGATCGTTATCTGAATGCGCATGGCGTACAGGGTTCTGCGCTCGGACGGGCATGGGTTCCGCCTGACGCCTGA